A region from the Mucilaginibacter sp. CSA2-8R genome encodes:
- a CDS encoding DUF805 domain-containing protein: MLKRIISFSGRITRTEYTISIMMYTASFVAINIMSLRGMAHYRHTEYIMMAHLPLFWFLLAQGAKRCHDINKPAWWQLVPFYGLWLLLQDGQPYQNKYGDDPKRRY; this comes from the coding sequence ATGTTAAAGCGCATAATCTCTTTTAGCGGACGCATAACTCGTACGGAATACACAATTAGCATTATGATGTACACTGCTAGTTTTGTTGCAATAAACATCATGTCACTGAGAGGCATGGCACATTACCGCCATACTGAGTACATAATGATGGCACATTTGCCACTGTTTTGGTTTTTATTAGCGCAAGGTGCAAAGCGGTGCCACGATATTAATAAACCGGCATGGTGGCAATTGGTGCCGTTTTACGGATTGTGGTTGCTTTTACAAGACGGACAGCCTTATCAAAACAAATATGGCGATGATCCTAAGCGTCGTTATTAG